From one Deltaproteobacteria bacterium genomic stretch:
- a CDS encoding UDP-N-acetylmuramoyl-L-alanyl-D-glutamate--2,6-diaminopimelate ligase: protein MKPICGLTTDSRAVRPGYLFAAIPGTKLDGRTYVGEAVKKGAVAVLVPREDAERLRGDLSCKVEVIGVDDVRRAVGEYAAEFHGHPSRHMHLIGITGTNGKTTTSFLIKEILNEAGLLPGLIGTIHRCFGDEVTPSELTTPDAVSLQAYLASLRDRGARSAVMEVSSHALDQMRVAGCQFSVAVFTNLTHDHLDYHGSMDGYFAAKCRLFLELAPKASAINIDCPYGKRLCDLISGHAMTYGMGRKAMVRPTDLSLDLTGIRATVETPAGRIEVDSSLIGAHNLMNILAAIAAVLPLGVDAGAIAAGISRVRRVPGRLDPVVFAGRPIAFVDYAHTPDALERVLQTLRTLGPERIITVVGCGGDRDRGKRPLMGRIARDHSDLAVFTMDNPRSEDPIAILDDMCEGLWESTATLHLPQPPFPQEDGKRVRVIPDRREAIRHAVQEARPGDCILIAGKGHETYQIIGASRLPFNDLTETTKAIVECEAVSIPNPHAFPLSIRQIAQAAGARILSGNPDAVPVGITTDTRSLQKGELFVALSGNRFDGNAFACHAVRTGAVGVLIQDGRPEIVDEVRSSSPEAAVLVAPDTLLALGAIASLFRKTLGVRVVGITGSCGKTGTKELVALVLAQRWRVGKTPGNLNNLIGLPLSILRLRPPLDWMVLEMGMNQPGEIARLASIAGPDVGIVTTVKPAHLEGLGSVEAVAREKSALLQALDGKNGIAVVNLDEPLIVERANRLSCRKIGYTLSGADHAKGEIETVVTCPGWSPHPEGAVITISMRGRETSFLFPLMGRAAVQNALAAAAVGLAVGLTHYEVIQGLSLAKPLPGRITPKDLPSGITLMDDSYNANPASMEAALETLSIWSGSRPRVAILGDMLELGDSAHLFHQELGRSAARHGVSLLIACGTHGDDVSRGAREAGLPLSRILVFPETCDLVSWIQQEARAHIPENACVLVKGSRGMRLEKAIQALEAAYDTETEG from the coding sequence GTGAAACCAATTTGCGGGCTTACAACCGATTCCCGCGCCGTCCGTCCGGGATATCTTTTTGCAGCCATTCCGGGCACGAAGCTGGACGGTAGGACCTATGTAGGCGAGGCCGTCAAAAAAGGTGCTGTCGCTGTCCTCGTCCCACGGGAGGACGCAGAGCGGCTTCGTGGAGATCTCTCCTGCAAGGTCGAGGTCATCGGAGTCGATGATGTCAGGCGCGCAGTCGGCGAATACGCGGCCGAGTTCCACGGCCATCCAAGCCGGCACATGCATCTAATCGGCATCACAGGTACCAACGGAAAGACCACCACATCATTTCTCATCAAGGAGATCCTCAATGAGGCCGGACTCTTGCCCGGCCTTATTGGGACCATCCACCGATGCTTTGGAGATGAGGTCACCCCCTCCGAACTCACCACGCCGGACGCGGTCAGTCTGCAGGCCTATCTCGCCTCCCTGCGGGACCGCGGTGCCCGATCGGCGGTCATGGAGGTCTCCTCCCACGCCCTCGACCAGATGCGGGTTGCCGGGTGCCAATTTTCCGTAGCTGTCTTCACGAACCTCACCCATGACCACCTGGACTACCATGGATCCATGGATGGGTATTTTGCAGCCAAATGTCGCCTCTTTCTCGAGCTTGCCCCCAAGGCCTCGGCCATCAACATCGACTGCCCATATGGAAAGAGGCTCTGCGATCTCATCTCCGGCCATGCCATGACCTACGGAATGGGTCGCAAGGCCATGGTAAGGCCCACCGACCTGTCCCTGGACCTCACAGGCATACGGGCCACGGTCGAGACCCCGGCGGGAAGGATCGAGGTTGACTCCTCCCTCATCGGGGCCCACAACCTCATGAACATCCTTGCGGCCATAGCCGCAGTCCTCCCTCTTGGCGTGGACGCCGGCGCCATAGCAGCCGGGATCTCCCGTGTCCGCCGCGTGCCTGGCCGGCTGGATCCGGTCGTTTTCGCCGGCAGGCCCATTGCCTTCGTGGACTACGCCCACACCCCGGACGCCCTTGAACGCGTCCTTCAAACCCTCCGGACCCTTGGCCCCGAAAGGATCATCACCGTAGTTGGGTGCGGCGGGGACAGGGACCGGGGCAAAAGGCCGCTCATGGGGAGGATAGCCCGGGATCACTCGGATCTTGCCGTCTTTACCATGGACAACCCCCGGAGCGAGGACCCCATCGCCATCCTTGACGACATGTGCGAGGGCCTTTGGGAGTCCACAGCCACATTGCATCTGCCACAGCCCCCTTTTCCTCAGGAAGACGGCAAAAGGGTACGGGTGATCCCGGATCGGAGGGAGGCCATCCGCCATGCAGTTCAGGAGGCCCGGCCCGGGGATTGCATACTCATCGCAGGAAAGGGGCACGAGACCTATCAAATCATTGGCGCCTCAAGGCTCCCATTCAACGACCTAACTGAGACCACCAAGGCGATTGTCGAATGCGAAGCCGTCTCGATCCCGAATCCGCATGCCTTTCCCCTCTCCATCCGCCAGATCGCTCAGGCCGCAGGGGCACGGATACTGTCTGGAAATCCGGACGCAGTCCCTGTCGGCATCACCACCGACACCCGCTCCCTTCAGAAAGGCGAGCTCTTTGTCGCCCTTTCCGGAAACCGCTTCGACGGCAACGCCTTTGCCTGCCATGCGGTAAGGACCGGGGCAGTTGGCGTGCTCATCCAGGACGGACGTCCCGAAATCGTGGACGAGGTGCGATCCTCCTCCCCGGAGGCGGCGGTCCTTGTCGCGCCGGATACCCTCCTTGCCCTCGGCGCCATTGCCTCGCTTTTCAGAAAGACCCTCGGGGTCAGGGTGGTAGGGATAACCGGAAGCTGCGGCAAGACCGGGACGAAGGAACTCGTCGCCCTCGTCCTCGCCCAGAGATGGCGGGTCGGAAAGACCCCCGGTAACCTCAACAACCTCATCGGGCTCCCTCTCAGCATCCTCAGGTTGCGCCCTCCCCTCGACTGGATGGTCCTCGAGATGGGCATGAATCAGCCAGGAGAGATCGCCAGGCTCGCCTCCATCGCCGGACCTGACGTGGGTATCGTCACCACAGTGAAACCCGCGCATCTCGAGGGCCTGGGAAGCGTTGAGGCAGTAGCCCGGGAAAAGTCTGCGCTTTTACAGGCCCTTGACGGCAAAAACGGGATCGCTGTAGTCAATCTGGACGAACCACTCATCGTAGAAAGGGCAAACAGGCTTTCCTGTCGAAAGATCGGCTATACGCTCTCAGGAGCCGACCATGCCAAAGGGGAAATCGAGACCGTTGTAACATGTCCCGGCTGGTCCCCACATCCCGAAGGCGCCGTGATAACCATATCCATGCGGGGCCGGGAGACCTCCTTTCTCTTCCCACTCATGGGCAGGGCCGCTGTTCAAAACGCCCTTGCGGCTGCAGCCGTGGGTCTTGCAGTCGGCCTCACCCATTACGAGGTCATCCAGGGACTTTCCCTGGCAAAACCCCTCCCGGGCCGGATTACCCCGAAGGATCTCCCGTCCGGGATCACCCTCATGGATGACAGCTACAACGCCAATCCCGCCTCCATGGAGGCGGCACTTGAGACCCTGTCCATCTGGAGCGGGTCAAGGCCGAGGGTCGCCATCCTCGGTGACATGCTGGAGCTGGGTGATTCCGCCCACCTTTTCCATCAGGAACTCGGGAGATCCGCCGCCCGCCATGGCGTCTCCCTCCTCATCGCATGCGGGACGCATGGGGATGACGTAAGCCGTGGGGCCAGGGAGGCAGGGCTTCCCCTCTCCCGCATCCTTGTCTTTCCGGAGACTTGCGATCTCGTTTCCTGGATCCAACAAGAGGCCCGGGCACACATCCCGGAAAACGCATGCGTACTCGTGAAGGGATCCAGAGGAATGCGGCTCGAAAAGGCCATTCAAGCCCTGGAAGCGGCGTATGACACAGAAACGGAGGGGTAA
- the rsmH gene encoding 16S rRNA (cytosine(1402)-N(4))-methyltransferase RsmH, with protein MPEPVHVPVMVREVLEGLRLRAGGVYVDGTLGLGGHARAILEDGPGVGRVIGMDWDQDALALAQKRLLAHADRILIVHGNYRDIPDLLLEQGIDGVDGIVLDLGLSSFQLEAGERGFSFLREELLDMRMDRFESVTAADLVNELPKDQIEEIIRTYGEERWARRIAGAIVRRREIQPIFTSADLARVVSHAIPARFHSRHIHPATRTFQALRIAVNRELENLRDALDTLPSCLVPGGRLCIITFHSLEDRLVKDAFRSDIRLMPVTKRPIIPGEDEIAANPRARSAKLRIAERIHPKPIPQGETP; from the coding sequence GTGCCTGAACCCGTCCACGTCCCCGTAATGGTGAGAGAGGTCCTCGAGGGCCTCCGTCTCCGGGCGGGGGGGGTGTACGTGGACGGCACCCTTGGCCTGGGAGGCCATGCACGCGCCATCCTCGAAGACGGCCCCGGGGTTGGACGTGTCATAGGGATGGACTGGGACCAGGACGCCCTCGCGCTGGCACAAAAGCGCCTCCTTGCGCATGCGGACCGCATCCTCATTGTGCATGGAAATTACCGGGACATCCCGGACCTCCTCCTCGAACAGGGCATCGACGGAGTGGACGGCATTGTCCTTGACCTCGGGCTCTCCTCGTTTCAGCTCGAGGCCGGGGAACGGGGCTTCAGCTTCCTGAGGGAGGAGCTCCTTGATATGCGCATGGACCGATTCGAGTCTGTCACTGCCGCGGATCTGGTAAACGAACTCCCCAAGGACCAGATCGAGGAGATCATTCGGACTTACGGGGAGGAACGCTGGGCACGGAGGATCGCCGGGGCCATAGTCAGGCGGCGCGAGATCCAGCCCATCTTCACATCTGCGGACCTGGCCCGTGTCGTATCCCACGCAATCCCTGCCCGATTTCATTCCAGACACATCCACCCCGCCACCCGTACCTTCCAGGCGCTTCGGATCGCCGTCAACCGGGAACTCGAAAACCTTCGGGACGCCCTTGACACACTTCCCTCATGTCTCGTGCCAGGAGGCAGGCTCTGCATCATTACCTTCCACTCCCTGGAGGACAGACTTGTAAAGGATGCCTTCCGTTCTGATATACGCCTGATGCCCGTAACAAAGAGGCCCATCATCCCCGGAGAAGACGAGATCGCTGCAAACCCCCGGGCCAGGAGCGCCAAACTGCGCATCGCCGAGCGCATCCACCCAAAGCCGATTCCGCAAGGAGAAACGCCATGA
- the mraZ gene encoding division/cell wall cluster transcriptional repressor MraZ — protein MFRGRSVHNLDAKGRLSIPARFREVLRAKYGEERLIVTNLPECLVAYPLDEWRILEEEFTRIRFAPPEVLAFQRYFIAGGLECPLDSHGRILLPPTLREPAGIDKEIVLSGMLTHFEIWDKERLDAELKKARENFDSYSRAISGTGLRA, from the coding sequence CGTCTGAGCATACCTGCCCGTTTCCGGGAGGTCCTGAGGGCCAAGTACGGTGAGGAACGCCTCATCGTCACGAACCTTCCCGAATGCCTCGTGGCCTATCCCCTTGACGAGTGGCGCATCCTCGAAGAGGAATTCACTCGGATCCGTTTTGCCCCTCCCGAAGTCCTCGCCTTTCAGCGCTACTTCATCGCCGGGGGGCTGGAATGCCCCCTCGACTCCCACGGAAGGATCCTTCTTCCCCCCACGCTGCGTGAACCAGCCGGGATCGACAAGGAGATCGTCCTCTCCGGCATGCTCACCCACTTCGAGATCTGGGACAAGGAACGCCTGGATGCGGAACTCAAAAAGGCACGGGAAAACTTTGACAGCTACAGCCGAGCCATATCGGGAACCGGCCTTCGTGCCTGA